One segment of Cyprinus carpio isolate SPL01 chromosome A17, ASM1834038v1, whole genome shotgun sequence DNA contains the following:
- the LOC109069296 gene encoding bone morphogenetic protein 2-like yields MIMVSSGCALMVLMVTQVFFGGSSGLVPQIGRSFLSQDVLHAFELRLLSMFGLKHRPSPSRSAVVPQYMMDLYSMHSVNAEQSNSNRPKGSLGKASERSASRANTIRSFHHDESVEDLYSLSGKTTQRFLFNLTSIPGEEFVTSAELRIFREQVVSNGSEEFHRINIHEIIKPSGSFQEPITRLLDTRLVQHSLSKWESFDVSPAVTRWTADGHPNHGFVVEIVHPERAEEDSKRHVRISRSLHDREDTWPQMRPLLVTYSHDGKGNVLHSREKRQVRTNKQRKKQKPNCRRHSLYVDFSDVGWNDWIVAPPGYHAFYCQGECPFPLADHLNSTNHAIVQTLVNSVNSNIPRACCVPTDLSPVSLLYLDEYERVILKNYQDMVVEGCGCR; encoded by the exons ATGATCATGGTCTCCTCCGGCTGCGCTCTGATGGTTCTGATGGTCACTCAGGTGTTCTTTGGAGGCTCCAGTGGACTCGTACCCCAGATCGGCCGGTCCTTTCTGTCTCAGGACGTCCTACACGCGTTTGAACTTCGACTTCTGAGCATGTTTGGACTCAAACACAGACCGAGTCCCAGCAGGTCTGCGGTGGTTCCGCAATACATGATGGACTTGTACTCGATGCACTCCGTGAACGCGGAGCAGAGCAACAGCAACAGACCCAAGGGCTCCTTAGGAAAAGCCTCGGAAAGGTCTGCCAGCCGCGCGAATACTATCAGGAGCTTCCACCATGATG AATCCGTGGAGGACCTGTACAGTTTGAGTGGAAAGACAACTCAGCGGTTCCTCTTCAACCTGACATCCATCCCAGGCGAGGAGTTTGTGACGTCAGCGGAGCTGCGGATTTTCCGAGAGCAGGTTGTGAGTAACGGCAGCGAGGAATTTCACCGTATTAACATTCACGAGATCATCAAACCATCCGGTTCTTTTCAAGAACCCATCACGAGACTCCTGGACACCAGGCTGGTTCAGCACAGCTTGAGCAAGTGGGAGAGTTTCGATGTGAGCCCCGCCGTCACGAGGTGGACCGCAGACGGGCATCCCAACCACGGCTTCGTAGtggaaatagttcacccagaacGCGCGGAAGAGGACTCCAAAAGACACGTCCGCATCAGCAGGTCCCTGCATGACAGAGAGGACACATGGCCCCAAATGAGGCCGCTGTTGGTGACCTACAGCCACGACGGGAAGGGAAATGTGCTGCACTCTCGCGAGAAGAGACAAGTGCGGACAAACAAACAGCGGAAGAAGCAAAAACCCAACTGCAGGAGACATTCCCTCTATGTGGACTTCAGCGACGTGGGGTGGAACGACTGGATAGTCGCCCCGCCGGGCTACCATGCCTTTTACTGCCAGGGCGAGTGTCCGTTTCCACTGGCAGACCACCTGAACTCCACCAACCACGCTATTGTTCAGACACTGGTGAACTCGGTGAATAGCAACATTCCCCGGGCCTGCTGCGTTCCCACGGACCTGAGCCCGGTTTCTCTGCTCTATCTGGACGAATACGAGCGGGTGATCTTAAAAAACTACCAGGACATGGTCGTAGAGGGTTGTGGATGCCGCTGA
- the LOC122148261 gene encoding leucine-rich repeat neuronal protein 4-like has protein sequence MVHKNQEDGRNATESTNCTLDPCVHLQDTCFNTPDLTCICPGVTSTSQPPDSPTSLAVTVVTHSLVLVTWCAPNSPVTQYLLGVRYEGFLQKNLSFSSAARQVFISDLEADRTYHICLQAVNGAGSSGPECTSVWMGLNTQVFFYTLLVVCGVLMLIVATLSFCLYKQCKKVTVENPHLTRLISIPNPAFFNP, from the coding sequence ATGGTGCATAAAAATCAGGAAGATGGACGGAACGCAACGGAGTCTACGAACTGCACCCTTGACCCCTGCGTTCACCTCCAAGACacctgcttcaacacacctgaCCTGACATGCATCTGTCCCGGCGTGACCTCAACCTCACAGCCTCCTGACAGCCCCACCTCTCTCGCGGTCACAGTGGTCACTCACAGCCTAGTCCTAGTTACATGGTGTGCACCTAACTCACCGGTAACACAGTACTTGTTAGGTGTCCGATACGAGGGTTTTTTGCAGAAGAACCTGAGTTTCAGCTCTGCGGCCCGTCAGGTGTTCATATCAGATCTAGAGGCTGATAGAACTTATCATATCTGCTTACAGGCCGTGAACGGCGCAGGATCATCAGGCCCTGAATGCACCTCAGTCTGGATGGGTCTGAACACACAGGTGTTTTTCTACACTCTGTTAGTGGTGTGTGGAGTCCTGATGCTGATTGTGGCAACACTGAGCTTCTGTCTGTATAAACAGTGTAAGAAAGTAACGGTGGAGAACCCACACCTAACCCGGTTAATCTCCATCCCCAATCCAGCGTTCTTCAACCCATAG